In the Gymnodinialimonas sp. 202GB13-11 genome, one interval contains:
- a CDS encoding ParB/RepB/Spo0J family partition protein — protein sequence MTHDIHHIPLDQIDANALPRDRTALDPTALADLELSIAAHGLRMPVEVCRARDNVGPPYALISGFRRLTAHRNLGLTEISAFLRTPADATAAMASMIEENEIRADITPWERAKICLTAIDAGLFDTLDQAIPRLFPTYDRNRTARLRATTEVVQHFGDHALTDPRGLSQRQLTRLATNLRGGMGDTMLIALQESSDTSPAIQWSLLTAIMDDAEAEAKAPRLQYKKGRPRHHVRVQDDLTVRRERTKDGWTLRFTGKTACGPLMEDIMDYVEDTFGHRQR from the coding sequence ATGACACACGACATCCACCACATCCCCCTCGACCAGATCGACGCCAACGCGCTCCCCCGTGACCGCACCGCCCTCGACCCCACGGCGCTCGCCGATCTGGAACTCTCCATCGCCGCCCACGGCCTCCGCATGCCCGTCGAGGTCTGCCGCGCCAGAGACAACGTCGGCCCGCCCTACGCGCTCATCTCCGGTTTCCGCCGCCTCACCGCGCATCGCAACCTTGGCCTCACCGAAATCTCCGCCTTCCTCCGCACCCCTGCTGACGCCACCGCCGCCATGGCGTCCATGATCGAGGAGAACGAGATCCGCGCCGACATCACCCCGTGGGAGCGCGCCAAAATCTGCCTCACCGCCATCGACGCGGGCCTCTTCGACACCCTCGACCAGGCCATCCCCCGCCTCTTCCCCACCTACGACCGCAACCGCACCGCCCGCCTCCGCGCCACCACCGAAGTCGTGCAACACTTCGGCGACCACGCTCTCACCGACCCCCGCGGCCTTTCCCAACGCCAACTCACCCGCCTCGCCACGAACCTGCGGGGCGGCATGGGAGACACCATGCTGATTGCCCTGCAAGAATCCTCCGACACATCCCCGGCAATCCAATGGAGTCTGCTGACGGCCATCATGGACGACGCCGAAGCCGAGGCCAAAGCCCCCCGCCTTCAATACAAAAAGGGCCGCCCGAGACACCACGTCCGCGTCCAAGACGACCTGACCGTGAGACGAGAGCGCACCAAAGACGGCTGGACCCTGCGGTTCACCGGTAAAACAGCTTGCGGGCCGTTGATGGAGGATATTATGGACTACGTCGAAGACACCTTCGGCCACCGCCAACGCTAA
- a CDS encoding lytic murein transglycosylase has product MRRFLAPLLLSLTLGTTATAQQCGGDFGQFVQGLRAEAAERGHSQENIDAFFRHASFYQRALDADRRQGIFTVPFTDFARRLISQNRMDAGRRNAERQAATFNAIQERFGVSRGILLAFWAFETDYGAFQGDYNTLDSLVTLAHDCRRPELFRPEVFGALELFEQGDFDPVNTQGAWAGEIGMVQMLPEDIVNFGIDGDGDGHVYLQTSAPDALMSGANILSSLGWRANEPWLVEVTLPADLDWYQTGVHTTRSVAEWEADGVRARAGGNLPMSNAQASIVIPQGRNGPAFIAYPNFNVLFEWNQSFTYVLTAAYFATRLEGAPVFDARNPDAGLNGDQMRRLQELLAARGHDVGRIDGILGAGTRAAVREEQRRLGLPADAWPTAALLNAL; this is encoded by the coding sequence ATGCGCCGTTTCCTCGCCCCGCTGCTTCTTTCCCTCACCCTCGGCACGACCGCCACCGCCCAACAATGCGGCGGCGATTTCGGCCAATTCGTCCAGGGCCTCCGCGCCGAGGCCGCCGAACGCGGCCACTCCCAGGAAAATATCGACGCCTTCTTCCGCCACGCAAGCTTCTACCAGCGCGCGCTGGATGCCGACCGCCGCCAGGGCATCTTCACCGTCCCCTTCACCGATTTCGCCCGCCGCCTGATCTCCCAGAACCGCATGGATGCCGGCCGCCGCAATGCCGAGCGTCAGGCCGCCACCTTCAACGCCATTCAGGAACGCTTCGGCGTCTCCCGCGGTATCCTTCTGGCCTTCTGGGCGTTCGAGACCGACTACGGCGCCTTCCAAGGCGACTACAACACGCTCGACAGCCTCGTGACCCTCGCCCACGATTGCCGCCGCCCCGAGCTGTTCCGCCCCGAGGTGTTCGGCGCTCTCGAACTCTTCGAGCAGGGCGATTTCGACCCCGTGAACACCCAAGGCGCCTGGGCCGGTGAGATCGGCATGGTCCAGATGCTCCCCGAAGACATCGTCAATTTCGGCATCGACGGCGACGGCGACGGCCACGTCTACCTGCAAACCTCCGCCCCCGACGCCCTCATGTCCGGCGCGAATATCCTCTCCTCCCTCGGCTGGCGCGCCAATGAGCCCTGGCTCGTCGAAGTCACCCTTCCCGCCGATCTCGACTGGTATCAAACCGGCGTCCACACCACCCGCTCCGTGGCGGAGTGGGAGGCCGACGGCGTCCGCGCCCGCGCCGGCGGCAACCTGCCCATGTCGAACGCCCAGGCCTCCATCGTCATCCCGCAGGGGCGCAACGGCCCCGCCTTCATCGCCTACCCGAACTTCAACGTGCTGTTCGAGTGGAACCAAAGCTTCACCTACGTCCTCACCGCCGCCTATTTCGCCACCCGCCTCGAAGGCGCGCCGGTCTTCGACGCCCGCAACCCCGACGCGGGCCTGAACGGTGACCAGATGCGCCGCCTGCAGGAACTCCTCGCCGCCCGGGGCCATGACGTGGGCCGCATCGACGGCATCCTCGGCGCCGGCACCCGCGCCGCCGTGCGCGAGGAACAGCGCCGCCTCGGCCTCCCCGCAGACGCCTGGCCCACCGCCGCGCTGCTCAACGCGCTGTAG